The following proteins come from a genomic window of Rhizobium sp. 007:
- a CDS encoding MBL fold metallo-hydrolase encodes MAASDGTTAPSPHLHRDHIGGLREAGSEAFAKARYAVNATEYGFWISDARVGTATEGNHLQVLERVKPVAAKTTFVTNQQTIAPGITAVSAPGHSPGHMILLVDSEGRRLVVSADTVVHYAVGLQRPNWEVRFDMDKAGAAVTRQKVLDMIATDRVPFIGYHMPHPSVGFLEKRTEGYPFEPASYQFDI; translated from the coding sequence GTGGCCGCTTCTGACGGCACAACGGCGCCATCGCCCCACCTTCATCGGGATCACATTGGCGGACTGCGCGAGGCGGGTTCTGAAGCATTCGCCAAAGCAAGATATGCTGTTAATGCGACTGAGTATGGTTTCTGGATTTCTGATGCCCGAGTAGGCACAGCTACAGAAGGCAACCATCTCCAGGTGTTGGAGCGCGTGAAGCCAGTCGCTGCGAAGACGACGTTCGTCACCAACCAGCAGACCATCGCTCCTGGCATCACGGCAGTATCAGCACCTGGTCATTCGCCGGGACACATGATCTTGCTTGTCGATTCCGAGGGACGTCGCCTCGTGGTCTCTGCTGACACGGTCGTGCACTACGCAGTCGGTCTCCAGCGGCCCAACTGGGAGGTCCGTTTTGACATGGATAAGGCTGGAGCAGCCGTTACCCGACAAAAGGTCCTGGATATGATCGCGACGGATCGGGTACCCTTTATCGGCTACCACATGCCACACCCATCGGTTGGTTTCCTTGAGAAGCGCACCGAGGGCTATCCGTTCGAACCGGCAAGCTACCAGTTCGACATTTGA
- a CDS encoding adenylate/guanylate cyclase domain-containing protein, whose amino-acid sequence MDVANWLRSLKLQQYIDAFRDNAIDGDVLRDLTDQDLRHLGVSALGHRKKLLDAIRILRTPRDEDRPALAPRRVDSERRQVTVIFVDMVGFTALSRELDPEELHELVDAFFERVDPIIVNHGGYLNKHIGDCVMGVFGAPIAYGNDALRAVHAALEIRDTVSELAEFHGRRLQVHAGVAGGQVIASTTGSASHHEYTVTGESVNLASRLAAAALPDDILISDAVMRTTRGKIDCLDAGFLTVKGFAEPVRAWQLLRCTTEVSAKAGPLVGRQAELQIFTAAAAGCRSSGRGQAFFVRGEAGIGKTRLVEEFQRVAQDHGFDCHTTLVLDFGSGAGRDAIGALVRSLLNISLADTASARCSALELAHAKGLVDQDEVVFLNDLLDLPQPPELRVLVNAMDNQTLRAGRITAVTGLVQRTSLERPVLIVVEDIHWADEMTLAHLAAIAAASARCMTIVAMTSRGEGDPLGSTWREQVAEVPLVTLDLGPLPLEDARALASGLLATSGSFVERCVERAAGNPLFLEQLLAETQQKVGTVEVPGSVQSLMQARLDRLDSDNKTALQTASVLGQRFELGALRHLLGDSSYTPNHLFEHRLLRAHGEAVLFSHVLLRDAAYETLLRSRRHDLHLAAAEWFAANEDAVSRAEHLDRAEDPRAAAAYLSAAQMLVGSYRYETALPLADRGLEIVVARGQRYELAHSRAEILERLGRIREAVAAYDLALASATDDRARCRVQIDRAGARRTIDDMDGAFTDLEQAEGIASQLGLVAELARIHFLRGNLYFPSGNTEACSREHERALELAKKAGSVELEAMAMGGLADVQFVRARMVSAYKLFDRCVRLAQEHGFVGIVAANRPMAATAQYYSGDTSAALDTALLAINEAGKVGHKRGESLAHNAAVLCYRELQQYSKAFDHLGAGLPLVKSLGARRLLAVGLYNRASLLRLTGDMDGALHQVNEALAIARETGMAFAGPRILGELALITDDPEVRASSLAEAEGLLAKGAAVLNQLEFRKSAIEACIKGGNWEAVERHANLLEDYTRSEPLAWAARIIARARERLAERRSEPTRQPPDDGS is encoded by the coding sequence GTGGACGTTGCCAACTGGTTGCGCTCATTGAAGCTCCAGCAGTACATCGATGCGTTTCGAGACAACGCGATAGATGGTGATGTCCTGCGTGACCTAACAGATCAGGATCTGCGCCACCTGGGTGTCTCAGCGCTCGGCCACCGCAAGAAGCTTCTTGACGCCATCAGGATATTAAGAACACCTCGCGACGAGGATCGGCCGGCCCTGGCACCGCGCAGGGTGGATAGCGAGCGTCGGCAGGTAACTGTAATCTTTGTAGACATGGTTGGATTTACGGCCCTCAGTCGAGAGCTCGACCCTGAAGAACTGCATGAGCTTGTGGACGCTTTCTTCGAGCGTGTTGATCCTATTATCGTGAATCACGGCGGATACCTGAACAAGCACATCGGTGACTGCGTGATGGGGGTCTTCGGTGCACCCATAGCGTACGGAAACGACGCGCTTCGTGCAGTACATGCGGCGTTGGAAATACGCGATACTGTTTCAGAACTCGCGGAGTTTCACGGCCGCAGGCTCCAGGTTCATGCGGGAGTCGCGGGTGGTCAGGTCATTGCAAGCACGACTGGGAGCGCCAGCCACCACGAATACACGGTTACGGGCGAGTCCGTGAACCTCGCTTCGCGACTCGCGGCCGCGGCACTGCCTGATGATATCCTTATTTCCGATGCCGTCATGAGAACCACGCGTGGCAAGATTGACTGCCTGGACGCGGGTTTTCTGACCGTGAAAGGGTTCGCAGAACCTGTAAGAGCATGGCAATTACTTCGATGCACGACGGAGGTTTCTGCTAAAGCAGGACCACTCGTTGGCCGTCAGGCAGAGCTTCAGATTTTCACGGCAGCAGCCGCGGGATGTCGATCATCTGGCCGAGGCCAGGCGTTTTTCGTCCGCGGCGAGGCTGGAATTGGCAAGACTCGATTGGTCGAGGAGTTCCAACGAGTCGCGCAGGACCATGGTTTTGATTGCCATACGACCCTCGTTCTCGACTTTGGAAGTGGCGCGGGGCGTGACGCGATTGGCGCTCTGGTACGCAGCCTTCTGAACATCAGCTTGGCCGATACGGCGTCGGCGAGATGCTCTGCCCTTGAACTGGCACACGCCAAAGGACTCGTCGATCAAGACGAAGTCGTCTTCCTGAACGATCTCCTTGATCTGCCTCAGCCCCCCGAGCTTCGAGTTCTCGTGAATGCCATGGACAACCAGACCCTGCGGGCGGGCAGGATCACGGCCGTCACAGGCCTGGTACAGCGAACAAGCCTCGAGCGGCCTGTCCTCATCGTCGTCGAGGATATTCATTGGGCCGATGAGATGACACTCGCCCATCTCGCGGCAATCGCGGCCGCGTCCGCTCGTTGCATGACTATCGTTGCCATGACCTCGCGCGGTGAAGGCGATCCTCTTGGGTCCACGTGGCGCGAGCAAGTTGCCGAAGTGCCGCTGGTGACGCTCGATCTCGGACCTCTGCCGCTCGAAGATGCACGTGCGCTCGCGAGCGGACTGCTCGCGACGAGCGGCAGCTTCGTGGAACGCTGCGTCGAGCGGGCCGCAGGAAATCCGCTGTTCCTCGAACAGCTCCTCGCCGAGACGCAGCAAAAGGTTGGGACCGTGGAAGTTCCCGGCTCGGTGCAGAGCCTCATGCAGGCTCGGCTTGACCGGCTCGACAGCGATAACAAGACGGCTCTCCAGACTGCTTCCGTTCTGGGCCAGAGGTTCGAGCTTGGGGCTTTGCGGCATCTCCTGGGGGATTCTAGTTACACTCCAAACCATCTGTTCGAGCATCGCCTCCTAAGAGCGCATGGCGAGGCTGTTCTGTTCAGTCATGTGCTGCTTCGTGATGCAGCGTACGAGACGCTGCTGCGGAGTCGGCGACACGACTTGCATCTCGCTGCCGCCGAATGGTTTGCAGCCAATGAAGATGCGGTTTCGCGCGCGGAACATCTCGACCGCGCCGAGGACCCGAGGGCAGCGGCAGCTTACCTGTCAGCAGCTCAGATGCTGGTCGGGAGCTATCGGTACGAGACCGCGCTTCCGCTCGCAGACCGCGGTCTCGAGATTGTCGTTGCCCGAGGCCAACGTTACGAGCTGGCCCACTCCAGGGCCGAAATCCTTGAACGGCTGGGCCGGATCCGGGAAGCAGTGGCAGCCTACGACCTCGCACTGGCGTCAGCGACCGACGATCGAGCTCGGTGCCGCGTCCAGATCGACCGTGCAGGAGCGAGACGCACGATCGACGACATGGACGGAGCGTTCACTGACCTGGAGCAGGCTGAGGGCATCGCTTCACAGCTCGGCCTCGTGGCGGAGCTGGCTCGCATACACTTCCTGCGCGGCAATCTTTACTTTCCGAGCGGCAACACCGAAGCCTGCAGCCGCGAGCACGAGCGGGCGCTGGAGCTGGCGAAGAAGGCGGGTTCGGTCGAGCTCGAAGCGATGGCGATGGGCGGGCTGGCCGACGTCCAATTCGTTCGCGCGAGAATGGTGTCTGCTTACAAGCTGTTTGACCGCTGTGTGCGGCTGGCCCAGGAGCACGGGTTCGTCGGGATTGTTGCGGCTAACCGCCCCATGGCGGCGACAGCGCAATACTACTCAGGTGACACCTCGGCGGCTCTGGACACCGCCCTGCTCGCAATAAATGAGGCGGGGAAGGTTGGGCACAAGCGGGGCGAGAGTCTCGCGCATAACGCCGCCGTCCTCTGTTACCGCGAGCTGCAACAATACAGCAAAGCGTTCGATCACCTGGGCGCAGGCTTGCCGCTGGTGAAATCTCTTGGTGCAAGGCGTCTCCTGGCCGTCGGTCTATATAATCGCGCCAGCCTGCTGCGCCTCACGGGTGACATGGATGGCGCGCTTCATCAAGTGAACGAGGCGCTCGCAATTGCACGCGAGACAGGAATGGCGTTCGCGGGGCCACGCATTTTGGGCGAGCTGGCGTTGATCACCGACGATCCGGAAGTCCGGGCATCGTCGCTCGCGGAGGCAGAGGGACTGCTCGCAAAAGGAGCGGCGGTGCTCAACCAACTGGAGTTTAGGAAATCTGCGATCGAGGCTTGCATCAAGGGGGGCAATTGGGAAGCGGTGGAGCGCCATGCCAACCTGCTCGAGGACTATACCCGCTCAGAACCCCTTGCCTGGGCAGCGCGGATAATCGCTCGAGCGCGAGAGCGGCTGGCGGAGCGTCGATCCGAGCCGACTCGACAACCTCCAGACGACGGATCTTAG
- a CDS encoding YihY/virulence factor BrkB family protein, with product MLSRPHIKLSSVATLLVVVGGVLVALKGAHGATPDGSVETELEAGRGRDASVPEAIPVKGLRDVFWRVVHEVIDDRVTLIAAGVTFYLLLGLFPSLSALVALYGLIADPATMAGHLRELSGLLPPGAFDLIADRIKSLAESRDSTLGITFFVGLAIALWSTHSGTLAIFDAMNVAYEEKEKRGLVKLNLVGLCFTFGAMLSAATIIGLVAVMPVVLSYLWLDLFKEHMALLLRWPLLLLIAAAATTAVYRFGPSREPAKLRWMTWGAFLVTFSWFAMSVGFSFYLNHFANYDATYGTLGALIGFLVWIWLSIVILIVGGELNAELEHQTAKDTTTGAPLPMGSRGAYVADTLGETADRLR from the coding sequence ATGCTCAGTCGTCCGCACATTAAGCTGTCGAGCGTCGCCACCCTCCTTGTCGTGGTGGGCGGTGTACTCGTCGCACTGAAGGGCGCGCATGGAGCCACGCCAGACGGATCAGTGGAGACTGAGCTCGAGGCTGGTCGAGGAAGGGACGCAAGCGTCCCCGAGGCGATACCCGTGAAGGGCCTGCGCGATGTCTTTTGGCGGGTGGTTCACGAAGTCATCGATGATCGTGTGACACTCATAGCAGCCGGAGTGACGTTCTACCTCTTGTTGGGTCTTTTCCCCTCGCTGTCGGCACTCGTCGCGCTTTACGGGCTGATTGCAGATCCGGCCACCATGGCTGGCCACCTCCGGGAACTGTCAGGACTGCTTCCGCCGGGCGCGTTCGATCTCATCGCCGATCGCATCAAGAGCCTCGCCGAAAGCCGCGATTCGACGCTTGGCATCACTTTCTTCGTTGGCCTTGCCATCGCCCTGTGGAGCACGCATAGCGGGACGCTGGCGATCTTCGATGCGATGAACGTGGCCTATGAAGAAAAGGAAAAGCGGGGACTGGTCAAGCTTAACCTCGTAGGGCTGTGCTTCACTTTCGGCGCGATGCTCTCTGCCGCCACAATAATAGGACTGGTCGCTGTCATGCCTGTGGTGCTTTCCTATCTTTGGCTCGACCTATTCAAGGAGCACATGGCCCTGCTTCTGAGGTGGCCGTTGTTGCTTTTGATCGCAGCCGCAGCGACCACCGCCGTATACCGCTTCGGTCCGAGCCGCGAGCCCGCCAAGCTCCGATGGATGACGTGGGGTGCCTTTCTCGTGACCTTTTCATGGTTTGCGATGTCGGTCGGATTTTCGTTCTATCTCAACCACTTTGCCAACTACGACGCGACCTACGGCACCCTCGGTGCGCTGATCGGTTTCCTGGTCTGGATTTGGCTGTCGATCGTCATCCTGATCGTGGGAGGCGAGCTGAATGCCGAGCTGGAACACCAGACGGCGAAGGACACTACCACGGGGGCACCATTGCCGATGGGATCACGCGGAGCCTATGTGGCGGACACTCTCGGCGAGACCGCAGACCGGCTGCGCTGA